A genomic segment from Nicotiana sylvestris chromosome 1, ASM39365v2, whole genome shotgun sequence encodes:
- the LOC104212622 gene encoding phospho-2-dehydro-3-deoxyheptonate aldolase 2, chloroplastic translates to MALTDAAATSSRGGSALPNSCLQTPKLSPLQKTTSIYSFPTTTATPSNSKIKPRINKPISAVQSPPSTTTKTAQNPDGKWSLESWKLKPAFQLPEYPDKVELESVLKTLSTYPPIVFAGEARNLEEKLGEAALGNAFLLQGGDCAESFKEFSANNIRDTFRVILQMGVVLMFGGQMPVIKVGRMAGQFAKPRSDPFEEKDGVKLPSYRGDNVNGDAFDEKSRLPDPHRMIRAYTQSVATLNLLRAFATGGYAAMQRVNQWNLDFTDHSEQGDRYHELAHRVDEAMGFMSAAGITVDHPIMTTTDFWTSHECLLLPYEQALTREDSTSGLYYDCSAHMIWVGERTRQLDGAHVEFLRGIANPLGIKVSQKMDPDELVKLTDILNPQNRPGRITVIARMGADNMRVKLPHLIRAVRGAGQIVTWVSDPMHGNTTKAPCGLKTRSFDSIRAELRAFFDVHDQEGSYPGGVHLEMTGQNVTECVGGSRTVTYNDLSSRYHTHCDPRLNASQALELAFLIAERLRKRRLGPKFRL, encoded by the exons ATGGCTCTGACAGACGCCGCCGCCACCAGCAGCAGAGGTGGCTCAGCTCTCCCCAATTCATGCCTTCAAACCCCAAAGCTTTCACCTTTACAAAAAACCACCTCCATCTATTCCTTCCCCACCACCACAGCCACCCCATCAAACTCCAAAATCAAGCCAAGAATTAATAAACCAATCTCAGCCGTTCAATCTCCAccttcaacaacaacaaaaactgCTCAAAACCCAGATGGAAAATGGAGTCTTGAAAGCTGGAAGTTAAAACCAGCTTTTCAGCTACCTGAGTACCCTGATAAAGTTGAGCTGGAATCAGTTCTTAAGACCCTTTCAACTTATCCTCCAATTGTATTTGCTGGCGAAGCTAGGAATCTTGAAGAGAAATTGGGAGAAGCAGCTCTTGGAAATGCTTTCTTGTTGCAAGGGGGTGATTGTGCTGAGAGTTTTAAGGAGTTTAGTGCTAATAACATTAGGGACACTTTTAGAGTCATATTGCAGATGGGAGTTGTGCTTATGTTTGGTGGTCAAATGCCTGTTATCAAG GTGGGTAGAATGGCAGGTCAATTTGCGAAGCCAAGATCTGATCCGTTTGAAGAGAAGGATGGCGTGAAGCTGCCAAGTTACAGGGGAGACAATGTGAATGGTGACGCTTTTGATGAGAAATCAAGACTTCCTGACCCCCATAGGATGATTAGGGCATACACTCAATCTGTAGCTACCTTGAACCTCCTCCGAGCATTTGCTACAGGGGGGTATGCTGCCATGCAGAGGGTTAACCAGTGGAATCTCGACTTTACTGATCACAGCGAGCAAGGTGACAG GTACCACGAACTGGCTCACCGAGTAGACGAAGCCATGGGCTTCATGAGTGCTGCTGGGATTACAGTTGACCACCCAATCATGACTACAACAGACTTCTGGACATCCCACGAGTGCCTTCTCTTGCCTTATGAACAAGCACTTACGAGGGAGGATTCAACTTCTGGCCTTTATTATGACTGCTCCGCTCATATGATTTGGGTTGGGGAACGAACAAGGCAATTGGACGGTGCTCATGTTGAGTTCCTGAGAGGAATTGCCAATCCACTTGGTATCAAG GTGAGTCAGAAAATGGATCCAGATGAACTAGTCAAGCTTACTGACATTCTTAACCCTCAAAATAGACCAGGAAGAATTACAGTGATCGCCAGGATGGGAGCTGATAACATGAGAGTAAAGCTTCCCCATCTGATCAGGGCTGTTCGCGGAGCAGGTCAAATTGTCACTTGGGTCAGTGATCCTATGCATGGAAATACCACCAAAGCCCCCTGTGGACTCAAAACGCGTTCATTTGACTCTATCCGG GCTGAACTAAGAGCATTCTTTGATGTACACGATCAAGAAGGGAGCTATCCTGGGGGCGTGCATCTGGAGATGACAGGCCAGAATGTAACGGAGTGCGTGGGAGGCTCTCGGACAGTTACTTACAATGATCTAAGCTCGCGCTACCATACACATTGTGACCCAAGACTTAATGCTTCTCAAGCACTTGAACTCGCCTTTCTTATTGCCGAGCGCCTCAGGAAAAGAAGACTGGGACCAAAGTTCAGGCTCTAG